In Asterias rubens chromosome 2, eAstRub1.3, whole genome shotgun sequence, the sequence TCTGGAAGTTTAAACTTGTTGCAAACAGTTTCTTAACCTTTGTGAAGTGATCATTTCTTGCCACTTGCTTCAGAAAATGAAAGTATGCGTTTGTACTATCATTATTCCAATCTGAAATGTCAATATCATCAGTCAGAATTGAACTGATAACTGATTTTGGTGGAAGTTCCTTTGACTGACTCTCGAAATAGCAAATAGTGACAAGTCGCGAATCTCTGCCTTGAGGAATTTTCTGTAAAATACGATTTGTACATGCCTCATTGTTTCCGCAACAAAATCGGAGCAGATACTCATAACGAGACAGGAGGTGAGAAGGAAAAGTCAATGGTGTACTCAAAACAATCTTCAGGATTTCGTTAAACTTTGCCTTTCTCGATTTAAGGAACAAGCTTTGCCAGTACATTGCTGCGCAATACTCCAGAAATGTTTGGTGTATAAAAGACACTCTTTGATAGGTTTCAAGCCCATCGATGACCCTCTCACTAGTGAGGATACCTGCATTCATTGCTGCATCTAATGCAGTCTTTTCAAAGTCCCCTTCGCTAAAGGCAAATGACTGATCTTTAGAAAGGAGACTACCTAGAGCAACCTTCCCAATagaaatcaaaatatttgataTTTCAGCGTCTTTGATgtctcttgtttttcttttgaatatGTATTTCAGTGCTTTGTTATACAGTCGTGTCATTGTGTCTGGGAGGGTGTTCTCTGCGTCACATAGcaaacacatcagcagcagtagcaTGGGACTCTTTGCCAAATCAGACAAGGTATCTGAGAGTTTAATCTGCTCTATAAGCTTGCTAGCCTTGTCATGATCCCCAGGGAAGAATTTGTTCACATATTCCTTTATATCTGTACCTGAAAACCCCTCAATTCTCACATGAGTATAGGGATTTTCAACCAATGCTGAGTTGACTAATTTGTCAATGGGAGGACGGGATGTAATAACTACCCAACATTCTGGGCCCAGCTTTCGATTAATAACTTTGAGAATCGTACCATATGAGGATGTGTCAGTTGAAGTGATTTTACATTCATCAAATCCATCCAAGAGAATCAATACTTTTTCTTGGTTCTTGTCAATAAACTCTTTCAAAGCAGATTTATCTACAGAGTCTTTTGAAATAAGCTTTTCAAAAATGGCATCTTCTAAGTTGCTACTTTGTTGCAATGAACCCATTTTCAATGCAAAAACAAGTTCGAACTTCTTGAGTGTCTCACTCTTACCCATTGCCCAATCATAAGCAATTTTGTCAATTAGGGTTGTCTTGCCAATTCCTGCTGATCCGCTGATAACGATACGTTTGATTGGATTTTTCTCTCTTGTTTCAGAGTGGAACATTTCTTCATATAGCTGCagggtatttttctttgtttgaatCATCCCACTCATGTCAACTTGTTTAACTAAACATAGCTTAGTGTAGATGTCCATTATGTGTCTCTGATGATCATCCACCCATGGGAGAATCTGCACATAGCTACCTGTAGATTTGTACACTTTCTCCACCGCCTTTGATGCAACAGCTTGAATTTGCTTTTGGTCTGGTGTTCCTGCtggaaaaaagaaacaaaatcaaatttaatcaaaaaCACTCATGCACTCACACAACACTGAAGAGTGCTCTGAATATTTGCTAATCACAAACTTTTCAAAGttttattcacgagccttgCATTGGTCGTTATTCTGTAAAATCAACAACCCATTTCGAACGCATCTACAGCCAGCTTGTGGTTTTCATggtttttcaagcaaaatgttAGAGAATAATTATTCAACAACAAACCTAgcgcttgtttgtttgtttgtttgtttgtttgtttgaagaaaTGCCCATTTGATCTTTTTACTGGGCTGAACTTTGTTAAAAACATGCACTGTGGGATGTGTGAGCAACATTGtccaatattattgtttttaaatctgaTTTGACATTAATGGTTATTATCACAGTAAGACACCACATTTAAACACTGTAGTTTTCATACTTGAAAACCTTATTCCCAATGGACCAACAAGTAGTACCtaatattttaaaagcaaacaaaattgtaaccAAGATAGAGCCTTGGATTAAGGGTTTCATTTTTtacccaattcaattcaattcaattcactttacatttatttatacaaaacatttccacaaaaTTATAGAGCTACATAGGGCCTACTGTTAAGTAACTTCCATGATTGGAATTTGTATCCCTGTTATACATTCTGATTGCCTTTTTTGAATCACGACGATTCCAAAATTATTGTtcttaaatttacaaattttgaaaacCAATCTGTGAATGGTTTGGTTGCAAAGTCGCATGAACACAAGGAAGAATGGTATAAAATACCTGTAACATTCTGAATGGTATTTAGGTTCACAGTAACTCCAGAAGTATTGCCCAAGAAGCCAACACTATGATGCTCAAAAGACACATTTTGTCCTTCAGCAGGTGGTTGGTTAGGACGAACTGTATGAACACTAGATGGTTGCTGGCTGACTCTGTCTTGCCGATGATCTTGTTCTAAAATTATGTTAGCGCCCTCTAGGCAGCTGGACGGCTTTTTTGTCTCTGTCAAATTTTATTCTTGCCAAATCTCTCCATTCTCCATAATAATTGATATTCCTGACTGCAAGATCAACTTGGTGAGTCTTCTCAATAACTATGAACTCTCCCACGAGTAAGTGACTATATTTTTGAACTGCTTTCGTAATTTTGTGGAACTGCAGGCATCTCTCTACCGTTAACCAGTTGTGATATAATCTAAGCAATGATGACGTCAGTCCTGAAATACTCTGCCAAAAGTCTTACTGACATAGGAAGGAAATTGCAAAAAACCAACCTACCGCAACGAACGTGGGATATTCTGAGAGCTAATAACATAGCAAAAATTAATAAGCGAGGTTGCAGAGGAGGATCTACAACACTTCGTCATATTCCAGTAGTAATGTCGCAAAGGTCCACCATTTTGAAATCTACACAAAGGAGAGGAATTGGGAACCTCATTAACATAACAACTGAGCAACCGAGGTACCATTATCAGCTACCAACTACCTTGTTATGTAATCCTCGTTCCCTCAATAACAAAGTTGATGAACTGAGCCTGATTTTGAACAATAACAAAGTGGACATTGGAGCTATCACGGAGACGTGGTTTTCACCAGACCAACCTGTGGATCAATTTAGTATCCATGGCTACAACATTTTTTCGCGTCCAAGAAAAGAGCGACGAGGAGGGGATGTAGCTCTTTACACCAAACAATGCTTGAATGccaccttacttgataacataGAGGTTCCTGATGACATCGAAGCAATCTGGGTTAATGTTCGGCCTCCACGCTTACCACGTTCAATTTCAAACATTGTGATTGGAACTGTTTACTACCCTCCCAAAAGCATTATTGCTCAACCTCTGCTTGATCACATCAGTTCCACTGTTGATCAAATTCTCACTCGGCAGCCTGATTCCGGCATTATTGTCATGGGTGATTTTAACCGGCTAGAACTGGATCCTCTTTTGCCAACTCATGAAGATGCCATTTTAGACAAGATCATCACCAACCTATCATCATTCTACAATCCTGTAGAAATCAGCTCCCCTCTTGGTCTTAGTGATCACCGCTGTGTCATTGTCAGACCTAAAAGCCCCATCCGCAATACCAACACCAGCAAGACTCGAGTGGTACGGCCCATGAAGGACAGCGACGTGCGAGAATGTGGTTCATGGTTGAGTGACCATGATTGGTTGGAAGTAATCAGCACGCATGACGTCACTGCAAAATGCACGGAGTTCTACGAAACCCTCAACTGTGTGCTAGACACTTACTTTCCGAAGAAATCAGTCAAAAAACACCCCACTGACAAACCATGGCTGACACCCTACATCAAATCACTCGTTGTCAAGCGTCAGCGTGCTTTCCATGGCAACCAACAATCGCTGTGGAGGTATTTCAGGAACAAGATCAATCGTGAAATCAAACTGGCCAAGAAAACACACTACACAACCAAGGTCGAGCGACTCAAGAAATCTAATCCGAGTTCATGGTTTCGTGAAGTTCGACTTATTACAACAGGCACGAGCACAAATCGCAACATCCATGTGCGGAATATTGACCCCACAGCTCACAAGGACATAGCGTCTGCTATTTGTGAAAAGTTCGCTGCAGTCGGTAACGACCTTGACCCCTTGGATACATCCTTACTGCCAGCCTACCTTCCAGCCAAACCAATCCCTCCTGTCCAACCTTGGGAGGTGCTCAAACAACTTCAGAGAATAAGCAGCATAAAGGCGAGTGGCCCCGATAATATTTCGGCTAGATTTATACGACAGTATTCTTATGAACTTTCTAAGCCATTGACTCACATTATCAACGCCTCGTTTGCACAGCTTATCGTCCCAGCACAATGGAAGAGGGCAATTGTCGTCCCTGTGCCCAAAACTTCACCAGCCAACATAGACAATTTGCGACCCATTGCCCTCACAGATCACTTTGCCAAAGTGACAAATCACTTCATTGCTCAACAAACAATGGCGTCGATTAAACCCAACCTCGACCCCGCCCAGTTCGGAAACATCAAGAACGTATCCACTACGCACTGTTTGATTGATGTTCTTCACACACTCCATGCTAATGCTGAACTACCCAAATCTATATCGTCCATTCTTCTCACTGACTTTTCTAAGGCTTTTGATCACATCGACCACACAATTGCAGTTTCCAAGCTCCTCAAGTTGGGAGTTCCACCACATTTAGCCGCATGGATCGGTGATTTCATCTCTAATCGTGAACAGTGCTTGAGATACCTCGATTGCTTTTCGGAATGGACCCCTACTAATGCAGGTGTTCCACAAGGCACTAAGCTCGGTGCCATTATCTTCCTGGCAGTTATCAATGACGCCGGTTTCAAAGAGAACAATACAagtataaaacacttcaaataTGTTGATGACATGACTGTCATTGAAACCCGTGATGCCAGTGTTGGATCCAACCTCCCATCTGCCATAACTGATCTGGATGTTTGGTCGTcagacaacaaaatgcaactcAACGTGAAAAAGTGTTTCACCATGGACATTTGTTTCTCGCGGAACCAACCAGTTCCCCTCTCATTGACTCTAAATGACAAAACTATAACACAATGTGCAGTTATTAAGCTTTTAGGTGTTTTTATTCAAGCCGACTTAAGATGGGACACGCATGTAGGCTCAATGATTAAGCGTGCAAATTCCCGCCTTTTCATGCTTCGTAAATTGAAGTATCATTACCTAAGCATATCTGATCTTGTTGCTATATATACCTCCTTTGTGCGGCCAATTTTGGAGTACGCTGCACCCGCCTGGTCAGGTGCTTTGTCAAGTAAGCAGTGCAATGATCTGGAAAGGGTGCAAAAGCGCGCATGCAGAATTATTCTTGGCAATGACTACGTGCGCTACTCAGACGCTCTACAATTGTGCAGTATTGAAACACTGGTATGCCGTCGTAACCACTTGTGCCAATCTTTTGCCAAAACTCTCCCTTCATCAGTCCTAAAGCGCCTCTTGCCACAGAGGCATGATAGTGGGTACCAACTCAGGAACTCCGGACTTCTGGGTCAGTTTAAATGCCGAACAGAGCGCTATAGAAAGAGCCCTCTCCCTCACCTCACACGCCTTTTTAACAACTGAATTGCAATAGAATGCAGCTTTTTATGCGCCCTTTGACTGTgccagcaatatttttttatccaggtttttttttttcccgcaactttcagaacaatttattttatacattgtaaatatttgtctctccttaatcaattatttcttaaataatgtgaaatagtgtgtttttttcttattttttaatctctgtatattttcctgtaattcgacctccggtcgccatgggaatttgtttttaaaataataaaccaattatgaatgaatgaatgaatgaatatctGATGGAAAACAACATTGATTGAGGTTCACATTCCAGAAGATAACACTTCATCTTGCTTAATTCAAGACAGCAACTTCCCATAATTCATTGAGTACAATCCAAATGGTTGTCCTGTGCAGCATTCTTAACTTCAAtattgatgtcaaatttcaaacCCAACTTTGCCCCGAATGTTGGTTGATGTAGTTTGACGGCAATAATCTCTCCCGATTTGAGAGTTTTGTGTAATGTGTAAAAAGACAGTCAAGATAAGTGGTTGACTTCTCAATGTGTTAAGTTTTTAGGCCTACTTTCCCTCTTGTGACCAACTTGGCGACTTAGTTTGTCTAATTCGAAAATCAAAATCTTAGACATTGCATTGTCTTTGATGTctcttcttgtttttcttttgactATGTATTTCAGTGCTTTATTATGCAGCAACAGCTTGGGATTCTTTGCCAAATCAGACAAGTGTGACCGGCCATTTGCATACAGCCCCTTGCTTGCAAACAGAGCGCCCTCATTTGCCCATCAGTAAGATAAACAAAGCCACTCTTGCAATCCACATTCCTTAAGACCCCACACTGGACCTCATTCACAACATAAAGATTGTACAGTTAACATCTCTGTGTCTATTGCAATTCTACTATTAAAGTTTCATCAAAGTCAGTTGAGTTTCATCCATAATAGTCATCTTACCTCCACTGGTTAGACAACCATCTAGGCTAGGGTGagtgtttacttgttttgtatTCTTAAAGATTTCTATTAAGTGCTATTCATAAATTCATATTTGTTAATCAGTTATTTTACTTTCATTGATACTTTCATCAGAAGTTCAATGAAGTCCCTTTAATCACCCATAGCTCTTTACTTTATTATAGAATTGCTATATTCTTATAGTCAGTAGTTTTAATTGATAGTTTGCCGAGACAAAAGTGTATAATGTGTCTTTAGTTTTATTAAGTTTTCTTGAGTTTTG encodes:
- the LOC117304884 gene encoding protein NLRC3-like isoform X1 encodes the protein MGCQRQPGTGTFLCCRRRSNTEESTQPQEEGQPMMPTTIQQPTEAGTPDQKQIQAVASKAVEKVYKSTGSYVQILPWVDDHQRHIMDIYTKLCLVKQVDMSGMIQTKKNTLQLYEEMFHSETREKNPIKRIVISGSAGIGKTTLIDKIAYDWAMGKSETLKKFELVFALKMGSLQQSSNLEDAIFEKLISKDSVDKSALKEFIDKNQEKVLILLDGFDECKITSTDTSSYGTILKVINRKLGPECWVVITSRPPIDKLVNSALVENPYTHVRIEGFSGTDIKEYVNKFFPGDHDKASKLIEQIKLSDTLSDLAKSPMLLLLMCLLCDAENTLPDTMTRLYNKALKYIFKRKTRDIKDAEISNILISIGKVALGSLLSKDQSFAFSEGDFEKTALDAAMNAGILTSERVIDGLETYQRVSFIHQTFLEYCAAMYWQSLFLKSRKAKFNEILKIVLSTPLTFPSHLLSRYEYLLRFCCGNNEACTNRILQKIPQGRDSRLVTICYFESQSKELPPKSVISSILTDDIDISDWNNDSTNAYFHFLKQVARNDHFTKVKKLFATSLNFQRFGRDLVESIKQMTNLQSLSLQSSSLTAAHTNQILSSLATPSTLTELNLSGNEALGGSVSLLAPQLMELRRLKRLHLLGCLLVAKDVLLIAKSMGDILVDLDVSQNKGLCGCASNWGPELGKLECLQDIHLRDCSLQGTDIEHIAVALSGVSTLVSLDLSHNHALGGSAPLGALKKMNHLKDLTLAGCNLTGDDIEPIAESVSDMPNLIRLDLSNNEALGRHASSWAQHLKLMKHLKELSLARCFLTDVDMGPISEAVSDMPDLNHLNLQANGALGGCATLWAQHLKKMNHLKELSLAGCTLRDVDIEPIAESVSDMPNRIHLDLSLNYSLIGCASSWAQHLKLMTKHLQKLSLYGLRDEDKEYINALSDLNFAILDFTDPSWLKRIRFGQFPPF
- the LOC117304884 gene encoding protein NLRC3-like isoform X2, with amino-acid sequence MGCQRQPGTGTFLCCRRRSNTEESTQPQEEGQPMMPTTIQQPTEGTPDQKQIQAVASKAVEKVYKSTGSYVQILPWVDDHQRHIMDIYTKLCLVKQVDMSGMIQTKKNTLQLYEEMFHSETREKNPIKRIVISGSAGIGKTTLIDKIAYDWAMGKSETLKKFELVFALKMGSLQQSSNLEDAIFEKLISKDSVDKSALKEFIDKNQEKVLILLDGFDECKITSTDTSSYGTILKVINRKLGPECWVVITSRPPIDKLVNSALVENPYTHVRIEGFSGTDIKEYVNKFFPGDHDKASKLIEQIKLSDTLSDLAKSPMLLLLMCLLCDAENTLPDTMTRLYNKALKYIFKRKTRDIKDAEISNILISIGKVALGSLLSKDQSFAFSEGDFEKTALDAAMNAGILTSERVIDGLETYQRVSFIHQTFLEYCAAMYWQSLFLKSRKAKFNEILKIVLSTPLTFPSHLLSRYEYLLRFCCGNNEACTNRILQKIPQGRDSRLVTICYFESQSKELPPKSVISSILTDDIDISDWNNDSTNAYFHFLKQVARNDHFTKVKKLFATSLNFQRFGRDLVESIKQMTNLQSLSLQSSSLTAAHTNQILSSLATPSTLTELNLSGNEALGGSVSLLAPQLMELRRLKRLHLLGCLLVAKDVLLIAKSMGDILVDLDVSQNKGLCGCASNWGPELGKLECLQDIHLRDCSLQGTDIEHIAVALSGVSTLVSLDLSHNHALGGSAPLGALKKMNHLKDLTLAGCNLTGDDIEPIAESVSDMPNLIRLDLSNNEALGRHASSWAQHLKLMKHLKELSLARCFLTDVDMGPISEAVSDMPDLNHLNLQANGALGGCATLWAQHLKKMNHLKELSLAGCTLRDVDIEPIAESVSDMPNRIHLDLSLNYSLIGCASSWAQHLKLMTKHLQKLSLYGLRDEDKEYINALSDLNFAILDFTDPSWLKRIRFGQFPPF